In Bradyrhizobium guangdongense, the sequence TCTGGGCTTGTCCCCCTGCGGGCCTAACCTTGCCCCTCGGCCGGCGTCGCTTCCGCAGAAGACGAAGGCATCGCCCAGCTCGTCTCAGCCGCCGGCTCCGGCGCCGGCGCCACGGGGGCCGCTGGCTTCGCCGCGGGAGCTGCCTTCGCCTTCTTCGGCGCTGCTTTCTTGGCGGCCTTCTTCGGCGCCGCCTTCTTCACAGCCTTCTTGGCCGCAGCCTTCTTTGCTGACGTCTTGGCAGCTTTCTTCGGCGCGGCCTTCTTTGCAGATTTCCTGGCGGACTTCTTCGCCGACTTCTTGGCCGCCTTCTTCTTCGTCGCCTTCTTCGCGCTTACGACCTTCTTGGCCTTTTTGGCCTTCTTGCTTTTTTTCTTGCTCGCTTTCGCCATCGTGGTCCTCCTGTTGCCGCCGAACAATGGTCGATCGGGCTCTTCAGCCGTCACCTCCGGACGAAAGCTCAGCGCGACGGATTCAATGCCGGCCGCGACCCGCCCGTAGCCCAATCGAGAAGCTCAATCGTGTGTACGACCGGAACTGACGTGCCACTGGCAATCTGCACCATGCAGCCGATATTGCCCGCGGCAATCATGTCCGGCTTGACGCTCGCGATGTTGGCGACCTTGCGATCGCGCAACCGGCCCGCAAGCTCGGGCTGGAGAATGTTGTAAGTCCCCGCCGAACCGCAACACAAATGGCTCTCGGGCACATCTTTCACCACGAATCCATTCTTGGAAAGCAATTCTTTCGGAAGCCCCGTGATTTTCTGTCCGTGCTGCAACGAGCACGCGGAGTGATAGGCGACGACGACATCGCCCTGTTGCGTGCTCGGCGTGAGGGCAAGACCAGCGACGTATTCGGTGATGTCCTTCGCGAGCGCGGACACTTGCGCCGCGTCGGCTGCGAATGCGGCGTCCTCGCGCAGCAGGTAGCCATAGTCCTTGATCACCGTGCCGCAGCCGGAGGTCGTCACCAGGATGGCGTCGAGCCCCTCGCCTGCCGCCTCCTTCTGCCAGGCCCTGACGTTGGCGCGAGCCCGCGCCAGCGCATCATCGTCGTGGCCGAGATGATGGGTGAGCGCGCCGCAGCATTGCTCATCCTTGACCAGCACGACCTCGATGCCGTGGCGGGTGAGCAGATTGATGGCGGCCTGATTGATGCGCGGCGCCAGCACCTGCTGGGCGCAGCCCTGGAGCAGCGCGACGCGGCCGCGCTTCTTGCCGAGCGCTGCGAACACGCTGCCGGGAAGCGCGCCCGGTGACGGCAGCCGGCCAGGCGCCAGCGCCAGCATCGCCTTGAGGCGCTGGATCAGGCCCGGGGTGGCCGAGGGCCGCGGGGTCGGCAGGAAGACAGCGAGCGGCCGGGCAAGCTGCGCCAACCGCATGCTGATACGAAACCGTTGCGGATCCGGCAGCACGAAGGCGAGCACCCGGCGCAGCAGCCGCTCGGCGAGCGGACGCTCATAGCGCTGCTCGATCCTGACCCGGGCCTGATCGACGAGGTGCATGTAGTTCACCCCCGAGGGGCAGGTGGTCATACAGGCGAGGCACGACAGGCAACGGTCGACGTGCTTGACCACCTCTGGCGTCGGCGCCTGGTCCTTTTCCAGCATCTCCTTGATCAGATAGATGCGGCCGCGCGGGCTATCGAGCTCGTCGCCGAGCAGGACATAGGTCGGGCAGGTCGCGGTGCAGAAGCCGCAATGGACGCAAGCGCGCAGGATCTTGTCGGCTTCGGCGATATCAGGGTCGGCGAGCTGTGCCAGTGAGAATTCGGTCTTCATGCCGGAGCGCCTCGCGTCAGCCGTCCCCGGTTCAGAATGGATTTCGGATCGAAGCTGGCGCGGACCCGTTCGCTCAGGGCAGCAACACCTGGTGCTTGCGGGTGGAAGACATCGACTTCGCGCCTGACATCCTCGGCCGCCCGGATCAGCGTGGCATGCCCGCCGAACGCGTTGGTCCGCTGGCGAACGGCCGCGGCGTGCGCATCACCCGCGGGCGGCATCGCCGCCCAAATCAAGCCGCCGCCCCAATCGTAGATGACCTCGCCGCCCGTCTCGCGCGCCAATAGCGCCCCGAGCGCAGCGCCCGAAGCCGGTGGACAGACGATCCGCCACACCGGCCAGGCCCCGAGCGCGCCGCCGGCCGCGAAAGGCAATACGTCGCGAATGGTGGTCCACAGCGCGGAGGAGGCGGCATCCTCGATGACCTCAGCGGTTCCGAACGGCGCCAGCAATTCGCGCAAGGAGCCGGCGCGGTGGCCGGCAGAAGCGGTGATGCCCTCGAGCCGCAGCACCGTCAGCGCCTCGCCCTCGCCGGCGACATCGCCAAGTCCCTCGGTCTTGGCACGGAAAGCCGATTTCGGCAGATGCGCGGCGGCGGAGACGTCGAAGGGCGAGCCGAGCGCCGCTGTCATCGCCTTGTTGGCGGCGGCATCATCCAACCCGCGCAGCAACAGCGTCCGCTCGGCCTCCGGCTTCGGCATCACCTTCAGCGTCACCTCGGTCATGACGGACAGCGTGCCCCAGGACCCTGCCAGCAGCTTGCAGAGATCATAGCCCGTGACGTTCTTGACCACCTTGCCGCCGGTCTTGAAGCTGTCGCCAAAGCCGGAGACGGCATGCGCCCCCAGAAGATGATCGCGTGCGCCGCCCGCCCTGATCCGCCGCGGGCCGGCCAGGCCGGAGGCGATCATGCCGCCGATGGTGCCCGATGCGGACGTGCCGAGCAGCGGCGCGGTGTTGACGGGCTCGAAGGCAAATTGCTGGTTCTTGGCGTCGATCAGGGACAGCACGTCGGCCACCGGCGCGCCGGCCTGCAGCGTGACGATCAGCTCGTTGGGCTCATAGGAGGTGACGGCATTCAGCGCGGAGACGTCGAGCACCGCGTTGGTCGCCATCGCATGCCCGATGCTGCGCTTGCTGCCACGGCCGACGATCTCGAGCGGCTGCTCGCTCGCAATCGCCGCGCGCACCACCTCTTCGACGTCTTTGGCGTCTCTGACCCTGAGCGTATCCACGGGGAAAGGCGGTAGCGAAATTCGCGTCGGAAATCAATTCGCGCGGAGCTTTCGCGGCCTCATTCCAAAGGAGGTGCACGCATCGAACGGTCGCCGATCCGGCGAGCGCGGGCGGCAATCGAGCACGGCTCCTTCGGCACAATCGTGCTTCGATCGCCGTCGAATCATTTCCGAGCAAGCTTCGTTATTGATCGAACTGTTCCCTCTGCAATGGAGTTCCCTCATGAACGAGCACGCAATGACCCAGCAAGCCATCCATCAAGCCGTCGGCGGCGGCGGTCTTCTGGTCGTAGCGCAATGGGAAGCGAAGGCCGAGCAAGTGGACCGCGTGGCCGAGATCCTGCGCGGCTTCCTCCCACAGGCTCAAAGCGAACCCGGCGTGAAGCTGTTCCTGATCAGCCGCGCCAAGGACAACCCGGCCCAGTTCCTGTTCTACGAATTGTTCCGCGACGAGGCGGCGTTCAAGGCGCATCAGGAGAGCGCGCATTTCAAGAGCCACATCACCGGGCAAGCGCTGCCGCTGCTGGCGAGGCGCGAGCGGACGCAATACGCGCTGATGTGAAGAACAATGCCGGCTCGCCCTCTCCCACGAGACAAGGGAGGGCGAGCCAGCCATGGCTTCAGAACCGCGGAATATCCGGAAATGCCAGCTTGCCCGCGTGGACATGCATGCGGCCGAGCTCGGCACAGCGGTGCAGGGTCGGAAATACCTTGCCGGGGTTGAGCAGGCCCTGCGCGTCGAACGCGCATTTCAGCCGCTGCTGCTGGTTGAGATCGATCTCGGTGAACATGTCGGGCATCAGATCGCGCTTCTCGATGCCGACGCCGTGCTCGCCGGTCAGCACGCCGCCGAACTCGACGCAAGCGCGCAGGATGTCGGCGCCGAAAGCTTCGGCGCGCTCGATCTCGCCGGGCTTGTTCGCATCATAGAGGATCAGCGGGTGCAGATTGCCGTCGCCGGCGTGAAACACGTTGGCGCAGCCGAGCTGGTATTTTTCCGAGAGCTCGCGGATGCGCGCCAGCGCCTTCGGCAGTGCGCCGCGCGGGATGGTGCCGTCCATGCAGAGATAATCGGGCGAGATGCGGCCCACGGCGGGGAATGCCGCTTTGCGGCCCGCCCAGAACAGGTTGCGCTCGGCCTCCGACGTCGAGATCTGGCAGGTGGTGGAGCCACAGCCGTTGGCGATGGTCTCGACGCGACTGATCAGCTCGTCGACCTCGATCTTGGGGCCGTCGAGCTCGATGATGAGCAGCGCTTCAACGTCGAGCGGATAGCCGGCATGGACGAAGGCTTCGGCGGCGTGGATCGCGGGCTTGTCCATCATCTCCATGCCGCCGGGAATGATGCCGGCGCCGATGATCCGGGCCACGCATTCGCCGGCGGCCTCGACTTCGGCAAAGCCGACCATGAGGGCGCGCGCCGTCTCCGGCTTCTGCAGGATGCGCACCGTGATTTCGGTGATGACCCCGAGCAGGCCTTCCGAGCCGGTGATGACGCCCATCAGGTCGTAGCCGGGGTTCTCGCACCCCTTGCCGCCGATTCGCAGGATCTCGCCGCTCATCAGCACGATCTCGCAACCGAGCACGTTGTTGGTGGTCATGCCGTATTTCAGACAGTGCACGCCGCCGGAATTCTCGGCGACATTGCCACCGATCGAGCAGGCGATCTGCGAGGACGGATCGGGCGCGTAGTAGAAGCCGGCATGCGCGACCGCCTGGCTGATGGCCAGGTTGGTGACGCCGGGCTCGGTGACGACGACGCGGTTGTCGAAATCGATCTCCCGGATGCGCTTGAACTTGCCGAGCCCCAGCAGCACGCCGTCCTCCAGCGGCAGCGCGCCGCCCGACAGCGAGGTGCCGGAGCCACGCGGCACCACCTTGATGCCGTGCGCGGCACAATATTTCAGGACGAGCGAAACCTGCTCGGTCGTGTCGGGCAACACCACGACCATCGGCGGCTGCCGATAGGCCGTCAGCCCGTCGGATTCGTAGGCGCGCATCTCGGCAGGCGTATCGATCACGCCCTCGCCGGGCAAAATTGCGCGCAATGCAGCAACGATCTCCGCGCGGCGCGCCAGCACCGCCTGGTCGCTCGCGGGCATCATGATGGCCATATCAACAAACCTTCGTCCGGCATTGGAATTTGTTCCAGCAAATCAATCATGTCTCCCGCCGTTTGGGTAGGGTCGTCCAAAGGTCGCATTGCTTTGTTGCAGCGCAAGTTCTCTCTGGGGCAAGTCTGCTAGCAGGAAACCTGTCACAGTTTCGCGGCTTGTCCACTTGCACCGGACCTGCCAAAACGACGACCCACCATCTGACCCCCGGGAAGAGACGAAGAGCATCCTATGACAAAACTGACTTTCGGCGCGCTGGTTGCCCTTGCCATGACTGCCGCAGCGTCCAGTGCGATGGCGCAGGACGTCGCAGCCGGCAAGACGTCGTTCAACAAGTGCCTGGCCTGCCATGCGATCGGCGAAGGCGCCAAGAACAAGGTTGGGCCCGAGCTCAACGGTCTCGACGGCCGCAAATCCGGCACCGCGCCGGATTACAACTATTCCGAGGCCAACAAGAACTCCGGCATCACCTGGAACGAGGCCCAGTTCAAGGAATACATCAAGGACCCGAAGGCCAAGGTCCCCGGCACCAAGATGGCGTTCGCCGGCATCAAGAACGAGACTGAGATCAACAATCTCTGGGCCTATGTGTCGCAGTTCGACAAGGACGGAAAAATCAAGCAGTAACCCGCGCAAGAGCGGCCGCTGGAGCTTCGGTTCTGATCAGAACCGAAGCTCTGGCTTTTCTTCTGGCGCGTTTTAATCGGCGACCGCCTGTGCCGAGGCGATGTGACCGATCATCGTCTCGATCTCCGCCTTCACCAGATCCGGCACCGCGTTCTGCACCATGTGGCCGAGATCGGGCAGCACGATCAGCTTTGCGTTCGGCACCGTCGCGGCAAACGGACGCGCGTGGATGTCCGTTTTCACCGTCTTGTCGGGCTCGCCGGCGATGATGGTGACAGGCAGTCTGATCTCGCCATAGCGGGCAGCCTGGGCGGCCACCGACGCCTTCAGCGTCACCAGGTCAAAGGCATTGGCGATGAATTCGCGCGGGCGCAGCAACAGCGGCGTCGCCGAATCCCTCACGAAACCGTCCGGCATCGTCTGCGGCAGGAAGACGTTGCGCGCACCGGTTTCCGTGACGAAATAGCCCAGCGGCAGCGTGATGGTGTAGGCAAGCAGCGGGCCGATCACCGGCGTGGCGATGATCTCGTTATAGCGGCCGACGCCGCCCCGCCACGGATGGGTCACCGGCGCCAGCATCACGAGCCCGGCGACGCGGCTCGCATGATCGAGCGCCAGCCGCGCGCCAAGCGCACCGCTCCAGGAATGCACGACGAAGATCGCGCGATCGATCCCGAGCTTGCTTAGCGCTGCGTCGATCATGCGCGCCTGCACCTCCGGCGTCGAATCCTGCCGCAATGCGCGCGTGCTCCAGCCGTGGCCGGGACGGTCGATCAGGATGACGCGGTGCTGCCTGGCCAGAAGGTCGCCGAGCGGCCGCCGCATCACTTCGAGATTTGAGCTTGCGCCGTGCAGCATCACGATCGGCAGGCCCGCCTCGCGCGGGCCGATCTCGACGACGTGCAGCGTCGCCCCGTCGACTTCGACCATCCGCCCCTGCGGCGGAAAGGCGCGCTGCAAAGCAACAACGCCGGCCTGCGTGACCAGCGCCAGCAGCACCAGCGCCGTCACGGCTGAGAGCACGATCATGGAGAGGGTCCGGGCCATCCAGGGCACATCGCAGTTACGAGTTACGTGGGCAGCAGTTTCGCCCGGGGCAGCTCGGCGCTTCCACAGGAAATGCCACCCCCTGTGGATATGTGCATAATCGAAAATAAAAAAACCAACAGAAACAAGGCCCCTGCTTGATGCGCACAAGCTTCGGACCAGCTTCATGCGGTCGTCATCGCGCTGTCCATATAATCGCCACGGTCGGTTCCGCCATTTAGACGCGGATGGGCGCCGATCCCTCCTCGCAACCTCAGGGGATGCAGGAAAGACCGGCAGGATTGTCCTGGTTTGAACCGGAGGATTTTTCGATGCGCTTCAGATCGAACGACACCGCAATCGACGAGATCGTCGCCAGCTGCAACGGCGACTTGCGCGGGGCCGTGCGGGCTCTGCTCCTGATCAACGAGCACCTCGAGAGCGAGCTCGCAAAGGCCTACGCCGCAGCCGCCGATCGCGGTCTCGCCGAGCGCGGCACCAGCGCCCTGCACTAGCCCGCGCCGTCCTCGGCCTTTTCCTCGTCCGGCGTGGGCACGGGGCAGGCGCGGATGGTCGAGCGGGCCAGCTTGGCATCGGCCTTGGACTTGTAGGGGCCGTCGCCGAACCAGATGTCGCCGATGATGACCGGATTGCTGGTCACGATGTGGCATTTGCCGGTGGCGCGGTTGCCGACCACCCAGAACAGTCCGTCGGCGAGGCTCATCGTCCCCGACGCCAGCAGCAAGCTGCAAGCAAAGATCAAGCGCTTCATGGCTTTTGCTCCTGCCATGCAGGTAGACCTGCGGCGGCGCCGACAATAGTCGTTGCGGCCCGGTGCTTCCGATCGTGGTTAATCGGTCCGCGCCGCAACTGCTCGAAATATCGACTAGATGTCGCGGCCTTCGACCTTCTCGGTCAGCGCCTTCACCTGGTCGGGGATCTTCTCGAGATGCGGATTGATGGCCAGCGCCTTGCGATAGGCCTCGAGCGCGCGCTTCTCGTCACCGACATCCTGCATGATCATGCCGAGCCCCGCGAGCGCGCCGAAATGCCGGGGCTCGCGAATCAGCACTTCGCGGATGTCCGCGAGCGAACGGGCATAGTCGTTCTGCATGTAGTAGAGCGTCGCACGCCGGTTCCAGGCCTCGATATAATCGGGCCGCAGCTTGATGACGGCATCCAGCAGCTTGATCGCGACGTCGACCTTCTGCGCATCGACCGCGGCCTTGGCCCGCGCCATCAGCAGCGCCGCGGTGTCGCTCGGGGTCTGCAGCCAGATCGCCCAGATCCGCGCCTCGACATGCTTGGCGCTGTCCTCGTCCGGGGCGGCCTTCAGCGCGCCGAACAGGAAATCGAGGTTCTTGGTGCGGTCGGCCTTGGGCAGCTTGGCCGGGGCCTCCGGCAGCTTCTTCTGCTGCTTCGCCGGCGGAGCCGGATCATCCTGCGCCAGCGCCGGGGCGAGGCCGGCGGCTCCCAGAATGAGGGCCAGACACAGGGTGCGCGCGAAACAGAATCTCACGGTCATGGTGAAAGTCTAAACGCGCAAAGCCGCCGTTGCAAAGCAAAGGCGGCGTCAAACTCGTGTGAGCCGTGGTCTTGCGGGGCGCGCGAAGGCAACCGCGAGGGCAAACTCAGCCTTTGACTGATCAGCCCTGGCGAGCCTTGAAGCGGCGCTGCACCTTGTTGATCACGTAGACCCGGCCCTTGCGGCGGACCAGGCGGTTGGCGCGATGGCGACCGCGCAGCGACTTCAGCGAGTTACGGACCTTCATGGCAGAATCCTGGACGTTCGAAAGGCCGTGTTCGGCACACCCGTTTCGGCACGCGCGAATGTGGCAAAATGAGATCTTTCCCGCTGGCGGACCAGCCGCCCGGGACGGGGCGGTTCTTAGGGCATCGCGGGCGGTGGTGTCAATGTTAACTGCCGCCTTCCGCCCAGGCAAAATCGTGAAAACAACCCCATGCACAGTAGATCAGGCCGGATCGGCCCAATCCAGCCTATCCGAGGCCAACCCCGCCAAAGACTTTTGCGGCCTGCGGTTTCCCCTTCAGCAACGCCTTGCCAAATTCGTTATATCCTATAATCAATTTGACAACCCGTCGGGAGGACACAAATGCCGAAGCTGAAGCTGCCTGATATCGACAAAGTCGTCGCCATCGACATCCATACCCATGCCGAGGAGCCCTGCGGCTGCCATCCCGACGACGGCTATGACGACTTCCAGGCCCAGATGGCCGAGTACTTCAAGTCGCCCAACAAACATCCGCCGA encodes:
- a CDS encoding histone, giving the protein MAKASKKKSKKAKKAKKVVSAKKATKKKAAKKSAKKSARKSAKKAAPKKAAKTSAKKAAAKKAVKKAAPKKAAKKAAPKKAKAAPAAKPAAPVAPAPEPAAETSWAMPSSSAEATPAEGQG
- the glcF gene encoding glycolate oxidase subunit GlcF, encoding MKTEFSLAQLADPDIAEADKILRACVHCGFCTATCPTYVLLGDELDSPRGRIYLIKEMLEKDQAPTPEVVKHVDRCLSCLACMTTCPSGVNYMHLVDQARVRIEQRYERPLAERLLRRVLAFVLPDPQRFRISMRLAQLARPLAVFLPTPRPSATPGLIQRLKAMLALAPGRLPSPGALPGSVFAALGKKRGRVALLQGCAQQVLAPRINQAAINLLTRHGIEVVLVKDEQCCGALTHHLGHDDDALARARANVRAWQKEAAGEGLDAILVTTSGCGTVIKDYGYLLREDAAFAADAAQVSALAKDITEYVAGLALTPSTQQGDVVVAYHSACSLQHGQKITGLPKELLSKNGFVVKDVPESHLCCGSAGTYNILQPELAGRLRDRKVANIASVKPDMIAAGNIGCMVQIASGTSVPVVHTIELLDWATGGSRPALNPSR
- a CDS encoding FAD-binding protein, producing the protein MDTLRVRDAKDVEEVVRAAIASEQPLEIVGRGSKRSIGHAMATNAVLDVSALNAVTSYEPNELIVTLQAGAPVADVLSLIDAKNQQFAFEPVNTAPLLGTSASGTIGGMIASGLAGPRRIRAGGARDHLLGAHAVSGFGDSFKTGGKVVKNVTGYDLCKLLAGSWGTLSVMTEVTLKVMPKPEAERTLLLRGLDDAAANKAMTAALGSPFDVSAAAHLPKSAFRAKTEGLGDVAGEGEALTVLRLEGITASAGHRAGSLRELLAPFGTAEVIEDAASSALWTTIRDVLPFAAGGALGAWPVWRIVCPPASGAALGALLARETGGEVIYDWGGGLIWAAMPPAGDAHAAAVRQRTNAFGGHATLIRAAEDVRREVDVFHPQAPGVAALSERVRASFDPKSILNRGRLTRGAPA
- a CDS encoding putative quinol monooxygenase encodes the protein MNEHAMTQQAIHQAVGGGGLLVVAQWEAKAEQVDRVAEILRGFLPQAQSEPGVKLFLISRAKDNPAQFLFYELFRDEAAFKAHQESAHFKSHITGQALPLLARRERTQYALM
- a CDS encoding FAD-linked oxidase C-terminal domain-containing protein, with protein sequence MAIMMPASDQAVLARRAEIVAALRAILPGEGVIDTPAEMRAYESDGLTAYRQPPMVVVLPDTTEQVSLVLKYCAAHGIKVVPRGSGTSLSGGALPLEDGVLLGLGKFKRIREIDFDNRVVVTEPGVTNLAISQAVAHAGFYYAPDPSSQIACSIGGNVAENSGGVHCLKYGMTTNNVLGCEIVLMSGEILRIGGKGCENPGYDLMGVITGSEGLLGVITEITVRILQKPETARALMVGFAEVEAAGECVARIIGAGIIPGGMEMMDKPAIHAAEAFVHAGYPLDVEALLIIELDGPKIEVDELISRVETIANGCGSTTCQISTSEAERNLFWAGRKAAFPAVGRISPDYLCMDGTIPRGALPKALARIRELSEKYQLGCANVFHAGDGNLHPLILYDANKPGEIERAEAFGADILRACVEFGGVLTGEHGVGIEKRDLMPDMFTEIDLNQQQRLKCAFDAQGLLNPGKVFPTLHRCAELGRMHVHAGKLAFPDIPRF
- the cycA gene encoding cytochrome c-550 CycA, with protein sequence MTKLTFGALVALAMTAAASSAMAQDVAAGKTSFNKCLACHAIGEGAKNKVGPELNGLDGRKSGTAPDYNYSEANKNSGITWNEAQFKEYIKDPKAKVPGTKMAFAGIKNETEINNLWAYVSQFDKDGKIKQ
- a CDS encoding alpha/beta fold hydrolase, which produces MIVLSAVTALVLLALVTQAGVVALQRAFPPQGRMVEVDGATLHVVEIGPREAGLPIVMLHGASSNLEVMRRPLGDLLARQHRVILIDRPGHGWSTRALRQDSTPEVQARMIDAALSKLGIDRAIFVVHSWSGALGARLALDHASRVAGLVMLAPVTHPWRGGVGRYNEIIATPVIGPLLAYTITLPLGYFVTETGARNVFLPQTMPDGFVRDSATPLLLRPREFIANAFDLVTLKASVAAQAARYGEIRLPVTIIAGEPDKTVKTDIHARPFAATVPNAKLIVLPDLGHMVQNAVPDLVKAEIETMIGHIASAQAVAD
- a CDS encoding tetratricopeptide repeat protein, yielding MTVRFCFARTLCLALILGAAGLAPALAQDDPAPPAKQQKKLPEAPAKLPKADRTKNLDFLFGALKAAPDEDSAKHVEARIWAIWLQTPSDTAALLMARAKAAVDAQKVDVAIKLLDAVIKLRPDYIEAWNRRATLYYMQNDYARSLADIREVLIREPRHFGALAGLGMIMQDVGDEKRALEAYRKALAINPHLEKIPDQVKALTEKVEGRDI
- the ykgO gene encoding type B 50S ribosomal protein L36, whose amino-acid sequence is MKVRNSLKSLRGRHRANRLVRRKGRVYVINKVQRRFKARQG